The following proteins come from a genomic window of Burkholderia sp. PAMC 26561:
- a CDS encoding IS21 family transposase, translating to MTTIACTSLTPTKRAIAALLSDLNNRPFKKLPGSRLSVFDEIDRPALRPLPEQPYQYAEWKVARVGPDYHVELNHHYYSVPYRYAREQVDVRHTNNTVEIFHRGQRIAAHGESARRRSHTTIDAHMPPEHLAVAKGWDPERLRNWAADIGPPYGGRHPALAGCPQASPAVVLHL from the coding sequence ATGACGACGATCGCATGCACCTCGTTGACGCCAACTAAGCGGGCGATCGCCGCGTTGCTGAGCGATCTGAACAACCGGCCCTTCAAGAAGCTGCCTGGCTCACGCCTTAGCGTCTTCGACGAAATCGATCGCCCGGCACTTAGGCCGTTGCCCGAGCAGCCCTATCAGTACGCGGAGTGGAAGGTCGCGCGTGTCGGCCCGGACTATCACGTCGAGCTAAATCACCACTATTACTCGGTGCCGTATCGCTACGCGCGCGAACAGGTTGACGTGCGTCACACGAACAACACCGTCGAGATCTTCCATCGCGGTCAACGCATTGCCGCTCACGGCGAAAGCGCTCGCCGCCGTTCCCACACCACGATCGACGCGCACATGCCGCCGGAGCACCTGGCTGTCGCCAAGGGCTGGGATCCGGAGCGGCTGCGCAACTGGGCCGCCGACATCGGGCCCCCATACGGCGGCCGTCATCCAGCGCTTGCTGGGTGCCCGCAAGCATCCCCAGCAGTCGTATTGCACCTGTAG
- a CDS encoding cupin domain-containing protein — translation MSDCVVLKNPGKNSVQIVWPENAPDAMATITRVTMEPGAVSERHVHTSSEQIWIVERGEALLLLTDARPEIVRQGDIIRTPAGEIHGIENTGAEVFAYLAVTCPPENMATFYKSREKSMGQK, via the coding sequence ATGTCCGATTGCGTGGTGCTAAAAAATCCCGGGAAAAATTCCGTTCAAATTGTTTGGCCCGAGAACGCCCCGGATGCGATGGCCACCATAACCAGGGTCACAATGGAACCAGGAGCCGTTTCAGAGCGGCACGTCCACACGTCGTCTGAGCAAATTTGGATTGTGGAGCGGGGTGAGGCACTGCTACTTCTGACGGACGCAAGACCGGAGATTGTCAGGCAAGGCGACATCATCCGTACGCCTGCTGGTGAGATCCACGGGATCGAGAACACCGGAGCTGAAGTCTTTGCTTACCTTGCAGTCACTTGCCCTCCAGAAAATATGGCTACCTTCTATAAATCGCGAGAGAAATCAATGGGCCAAAAGTAA